Genomic segment of Umezawaea sp. Da 62-37:
TCGATGGACGAGACGGACTTCGGGCACAACGAGGAGCTGATCGCGGAGGCCCTGCGCGGACTCGGCTCGGCGGGCGGTGACGTGCTCGTGGCCACGAAGGGCGGCCACACCAGGACGTCCGGCGGCGGCTGGGGACTCGACGGCAGCCCCGCGTACCTGCGGTCGGCGTGCGACGCGTCGCTCAAGCGGCTCGGCGTCGACGCGATCGACCTCTACCAGTTCCACCGCCCGGACCCGGGCGTCCCGCTGGCCGACTCGTTCGGCGCGATCGCCGGACTGCTGGACGCGGGCAAGATCAAGCAGGCGGGCATCTCCAACTTCGACCCCGAGGAGATCAAGCTCGCCAACGAGGTCCTCGGCGGCAGGCTCGTCTCCGTGCAGAACCAGTTCTCCCCGGCGTACCGGTCGAGTGAACCCGAGCTGGAGCTGTGCGCCGAACTGGGCATCGCGTTCCTGCCGTGGAGCCCGCTGGGCGGCATCGGCAAGGCGGGCGAACTCGGCGAGCTGAACTCGGCGTTCGCCGAGGTCGCGGCGGCGCACGACGCGAGCCCGCAGCAGGTGTGCCTGGCCTGGATGCTGGCCAAGGCGCCGGTCGTCATCCCCATCCCCGGCTCCTCGCGGCCGGAGAGCATCCGCAACTCGGCCGCGGCCACCCACCTGGAGTTGACCACCGACGAGCTCGCACGCCTGGGCTAGGCGGGGCCCGTCCCCGAACGTGCACTCCCACTGGTCCACTCGGGTGATCATCGGGTGCGGTTCACCGCATTTGGACGGAGGATCTAGGCCGTACGGCCCATGATCCACGACCGAATGGGGGCGTCCTGTGGTTCTACTCCGCTTCCGCACCTGGACCGCCCGCCTCGGCGTCCTCGCGCTCGCGGCGGGCGCGGTCGTCGCCGCGAGCGCGTCGGGCACGTCGGCCGCTCCGCTGCCCGAGGGGTCCGCCGACCACTACGCGGGTTCGCAGATCGGGAAGCACGAGGGCGGCACCCGGACCGCCCGGCCCGCCAAGCGGTTCGCCGAGGTGCCCGGCATGGACGTGAGCAGCCACCAGGGCGACGTCGACTGGCGGCGGTCCTGGGACGACGGCGCCCGGTTCGCCTACGTCAAGGCGACCGAGGGCACCGGGTACCGGAACCCGAAGTTCGCCCAGCAGTACAACGGCTCCTACGACGTCGGGATGATCCGCGGCGCCTACCACTTCGCGCTGCCCGACCGCTCCGGCGGCACCGAGCAGGCGGACTTCTTCGTGGACCACGGCGGCGGCTGGTCCGCGGACGGCAGGACGCTGCCCGGCGCGATGGACATGGAGTACAACCCGTACGGGGAAACCTGCTACGGCCTCAGCCAGGAAGCCATGACCCGGTGGGTGCTGGACTTCAGCGACCGCGTGCTCCAGCGGACCCAGCGCCACCCGACGATCTACACGTCCGCCAACTGGTGGAACAGGTGCGTGGGCGGCAGCGTCCACTTCGGACGGACGAACCCGTTGTGGGTCGCGCACTACGCCGACGCGCTGGGCGCGCTGCCGGTCGGCTGGGACTTCCACACGATCTGGCAGTGGAGGGCGGCCGGGCTCTTCCCCGGTGACCAGAACCTGTTCAACGGCAACGCCGAGCAGCTCCTCAGCGTGGCGCTGGGCTGAGCGCTGAGCACCGCGGACCGCAGGCACCCGGACAGGACCGCGACCGGTCTCGACGTCAGCTGCCTCGGCGGCGACGTCGACTGGGCGGGGCACTGGCAGCACGGCAAGCGGTTCGCCTACGTCAAGGCGACCGACGGCACCGGGTACGTCGAGCCCGGCTTCCGGCGGCAGTACGCCGAGTCGTTCGACGTCGGCATGATCCGCGGCGCGTACCACGTGGCGCTGCCGGACCGGTCGAGCGGCGCCGACCAGGCGGAGTTCTTCGTCGACAACGGCGGCGCCTGGTCCGGCGACGGCATGACCCTGCCGGGTGCCCTGGACCTGGGCTACAACCCCTACGGCAAGGCCTGCTTCGGGATGTCCAAGGCCGCGCTGTCGGACTGGGTGGCCGAGTTCGGCGACACCTACCGCGAGTGGACCGGCCGCTACCCGGTCGTCTACACCTCGCCGAACTGGTGGCGGCAGTGCGCGGGAGCCGACGCGGGCGAGGTGAACCCGCTCTGGGTGGCGCGCTACTCCGCCACGCCGGACGTGCTGCCCACGACCAGGGGCGTCTACCCGGTCTGGGATCGCGCGGCCGGCCACGAGGAGCGCATTCGGGTGATGACGGTGAGTGCGTTCGCCTAGGCCATTCCCGTGACCAATTCACATGGAGTCTGGCCATCGTGTTGGTGGTTGCTGCACACTCTCGGATCGAGTCGTCCACCCTGCACCGGCTCGAGGAGTCCGACATGTACCCACTTGCGCGCAGCGCCGTCGTCCTTGCGGCGTGCACAGGCCTGCTGACCACCGCGTTCTCCCCCGCCGACGCGGCACCCGCCGTCCCGGAGCAGGACCAGGCGGTCGAGCAGGACCACGCCATGGGATCGCAGATCCGCAAGCACGAGGGCGGCGCGGGACTCCGCGTGAAGCCCAAGTCCGACCCGTCGGTCCTGGAGACGGTGGCGGGCGTCGACGTCAGCGGCTACCAGGCCAACGTGGACTGGGCGGCCTACTGGAACCAGGGCAAGAGGTTCGCCTACGTCAAGGCGACCGAGAGCACGAACTACGTGAACCCCTACTTCGAGCAGCAGTACGACGGTTCGTACAACATCGGCATGATCCGCGGCGCGTACCACTTCGCGCTGCCGGACCGGTCGAGCGGCGCGGCGCAGGCGGACTACTTCATCGCCCACGGCGGCGGCTGGTCGCGGGACGGCC
This window contains:
- a CDS encoding lysozyme, which codes for MYPLARSAVVLAACTGLLTTAFSPADAAPAVPEQDQAVEQDHAMGSQIRKHEGGAGLRVKPKSDPSVLETVAGVDVSGYQANVDWAAYWNQGKRFAYVKATESTNYVNPYFEQQYDGSYNIGMIRGAYHFALPDRSSGAAQADYFIAHGGGWSRDGRTLPGALDAEYNPYGSTCYGLTKAAMTNWMLDFSDTYRARTGVFPVIYTSTSWWNQCVNAGFSTTNPLWVARYASVVGALPYDWDDYTIWQYSSSPVDQNQFNGAYDRLVALANG
- a CDS encoding lysozyme encodes the protein MVLLRFRTWTARLGVLALAAGAVVAASASGTSAAPLPEGSADHYAGSQIGKHEGGTRTARPAKRFAEVPGMDVSSHQGDVDWRRSWDDGARFAYVKATEGTGYRNPKFAQQYNGSYDVGMIRGAYHFALPDRSGGTEQADFFVDHGGGWSADGRTLPGAMDMEYNPYGETCYGLSQEAMTRWVLDFSDRVLQRTQRHPTIYTSANWWNRCVGGSVHFGRTNPLWVAHYADALGALPVGWDFHTIWQWRAAGLFPGDQNLFNGNAEQLLSVALG
- a CDS encoding aldo/keto reductase; translation: MRTRRIGDVEVSAIGLGGMPLSVEGRPDRERALATVRAAVEAGVTLIDTADAYSMDETDFGHNEELIAEALRGLGSAGGDVLVATKGGHTRTSGGGWGLDGSPAYLRSACDASLKRLGVDAIDLYQFHRPDPGVPLADSFGAIAGLLDAGKIKQAGISNFDPEEIKLANEVLGGRLVSVQNQFSPAYRSSEPELELCAELGIAFLPWSPLGGIGKAGELGELNSAFAEVAAAHDASPQQVCLAWMLAKAPVVIPIPGSSRPESIRNSAAATHLELTTDELARLG
- a CDS encoding GH25 family lysozyme, with product MSTADRRHPDRTATGLDVSCLGGDVDWAGHWQHGKRFAYVKATDGTGYVEPGFRRQYAESFDVGMIRGAYHVALPDRSSGADQAEFFVDNGGAWSGDGMTLPGALDLGYNPYGKACFGMSKAALSDWVAEFGDTYREWTGRYPVVYTSPNWWRQCAGADAGEVNPLWVARYSATPDVLPTTRGVYPVWDRAAGHEERIRVMTVSAFA